A genomic window from Granulicella aggregans includes:
- a CDS encoding site-specific integrase — MSTLALLRPAAPTLPALFQTMPEGGRRFWEFFTVNIRNTNTRRAYFKAVAGFAAWCDEKGLGDLAGVTPMHVAAYVEQLGRTHSKPTVKQHLAAIRMLFDWLVTGHIMGTNPAHAVRGPKHSVRKGKTSVLSADEMRELLAAIDTTSLLGLRDRALIALMGYTFARVGAATGMKVEDFYVQKRRGWVRLHEKGGKVTELPCHHNLDQYLEEWIAASGLGTEPEAPLFPTLRYGRLTDRTPLPQANVHMMIQRRARAAGLRTKISAHSFRATGITTYLQNGGKLEIAQQMAGHESARTTGLYDRRNDQIALDEVERIAY; from the coding sequence ATGAGCACCCTTGCTCTGTTGCGGCCTGCAGCGCCCACACTGCCCGCGCTCTTCCAAACGATGCCCGAGGGGGGCCGGCGCTTCTGGGAGTTCTTCACCGTCAACATCCGGAATACAAATACCCGCCGCGCCTACTTCAAAGCCGTCGCGGGATTCGCCGCCTGGTGTGACGAGAAAGGTCTTGGGGATCTGGCCGGGGTGACTCCGATGCACGTCGCGGCGTATGTCGAGCAGCTCGGCCGCACGCACTCGAAGCCGACCGTCAAACAACACCTCGCCGCGATCCGAATGCTCTTCGATTGGCTGGTGACCGGGCACATTATGGGCACCAATCCGGCCCATGCGGTGCGGGGGCCGAAGCACAGTGTCCGCAAGGGCAAGACCTCGGTGCTCTCAGCCGACGAGATGCGCGAGCTGCTCGCCGCGATCGACACCACTTCCCTGCTCGGGCTCCGCGACCGCGCTCTGATCGCCCTCATGGGCTACACCTTCGCCCGAGTCGGAGCGGCCACCGGAATGAAGGTCGAAGACTTCTACGTGCAGAAGCGCCGCGGCTGGGTGCGACTTCACGAGAAGGGAGGCAAAGTGACCGAGCTTCCCTGCCACCACAATCTGGACCAGTATCTAGAGGAGTGGATTGCGGCATCTGGGCTTGGCACCGAACCCGAGGCTCCGCTCTTCCCTACCCTGCGTTATGGCCGGCTGACCGATCGCACTCCCCTGCCTCAGGCCAACGTCCACATGATGATCCAGCGACGAGCGCGAGCTGCAGGCCTGCGAACTAAGATCAGTGCCCACAGCTTCCGTGCCACCGGGATCACCACCTACCTGCAGAACGGCGGCAAGCTCGAGATCGCTCAGCAGATGGCCGGTCATGAGTCAGCCCGGACCACCGGGCTCTATGACCGGCGCAACGATCAGATCGCCCTTGATGAGGTCGAGAGGATCGCATACTAG